From Falco cherrug isolate bFalChe1 chromosome 4, bFalChe1.pri, whole genome shotgun sequence, one genomic window encodes:
- the NPTX2 gene encoding neuronal pentraxin-2 has protein sequence MLPVVAGLLLAVAAGGWGSAAGDQESPPGSRFVCTSLPLDTAGAGCPMPPVPMQGGALPPEEELKATVLQLRETVLQQKETIGSQREAIRELTGKLSRCEGADGKSAAGTWKPELGKGKDTMGDLPRDPAQVIDQLSRTMQTLKDRLESLEHQLRANVSYATLPNDLREMLQRRLGDLERQLLSKVAELEDEKSLLHNETSAHRQKTETALNALLERVSELEKGNSAFKSPDEFKVSLPLRTNYLYGKIKKTLPELYAFTVCLWLRSSASPGIGTPFSYAVPGQANEIVLIEWGNNPIELLINDKVAQLPLFISDGKWHHICITWTTRDGMWEAFQDGEKLGMGENLAPWHPIKPGGVLILGQEQDTVGGRFDATQAFVGEMSQFNIWDRVLKAEDIMNIANCSTNMPGNIIPWVDNNVDVFGGATKWPVETCEERLLDL, from the exons GTAGCCGCGGGCGGCTGGGGGTCGGCGGCGGGGGACCAGGAGAGCCCGCCGGGGAGCCGCTTCGTGTGCACCTCGCTGCCGCTGGACACCGCCGGCGCGGGCTGCCCCATGCCCCCCGTGCCCATGCAGGGCGGCGCGCTGCCCCCCGAGGAGGAGCTGAAGGCCACGGTGCTGCAGCTGCGGGAGACCGTCCTGCAGCAGAAGGAGACCATCGGGAGCCAGCGGGAGGCCATCCGGGAGCTCACCGGCAAGCTGAGTCGCTGCGAGGGCGCCGACGGCAAGTCCGCCGCGGGGACCTGGAAGCCCGAGCTGGGCAAGGGCAAGGACACTATGGGCGACCTGCCGCGGGACCCGGCGCAGGTCATCGACCAGCTGAGCCGCACTATGCAGACCCTGAAGGACCGGCTGGAGAGCCTGGAG CACCAACTCCGAGCCAACGTGTCATATGCCACACTGCCTAATGACCTTCGAGAGATGCTTCAACGGAGGCTTGGAGACCTGGAGCGCCAACTCCTGAGCAAAGTGGCTGAGCTTGAGGATGAAAAGTCTTTGCTTCATAATGAAACGTCAGCCCATCGGCAGAAGACAGAGACAGCCTTGAATGCATTGCTAGAAAGAGTGTCTGAATTAGAAAAAG GTAACAGTGCATTTAAATCACCTGATGAATTCAAAGTCTCCCTTCCTCTTCGCACAAACTACTTATACGGGAAGATCAAGAAGACTCTGCCAGAGCTGTATGCTTTTACTGTATGCTTGTGGTTGAGATCAAGTGCTTCTCCTGGAATTGGTACTCCATTCTCATATGCTGTTCCTGGGCAGGCTAATGAAATTGTCCTCATAGAATGGGGGAATAATCCAATTGAACTGTTAATTAATGATAAG GTTGCCCAGCTCCCGCTTTTCATTAGTGATGGAAAATGGCATCATATCTGTATAACATGGACAACCAGAGATGGAATGTGGGAGGCTTTTCAGGATGGAGAGAAGCTTGGCATGGGGGAGAATCTGGCTCCTTGGCACCCAATTAAACCTGGAGGTGTCTTGATCCTGGGTCAGGAACAG GACACAGTAGGAGGAAGATTTGATGCAACTCAAGCCTTCGTCGGGGAGATGAGCCAGTTCAATATATGGGACAGAGTCTTAAAAGCTGAAGACATCATGAATATTGCTAACTGCTCTACCAACATGCCTGGCAACATCATACCCTGGGTTGATAACAATGTTGATGTGTTTGGAGGTGCTACTAAATGGCCTGTGGAGACATGTGAAGAGCGTCTGCTAGACTTATAG